The Acanthopagrus latus isolate v.2019 chromosome 6, fAcaLat1.1, whole genome shotgun sequence genome includes a region encoding these proteins:
- the st7l gene encoding suppressor of tumorigenicity 7 protein-like, with protein sequence MDSPRDFKIEVILPRGHVTPLFTGIRRNMEDTAGSNPQSLGFTEKLKSWLSWSWTYVCFIWFGMVLIMIYVLWSPLKLQETLTSASVFLNTLTPKFYVALTGTSSLISGLILIFEWWYFRKYGTSFIEQVSVSHLRPLLGGVENSSTTGLFASVNGEAEPRPSVSECKVWRNPLNLFRGAEYNRYTWVTGKEPLTYYDMNLSAQDHQTFFAGDTPQLRPEDAVMQKAWRERNPQARIRAAYQAIEMNHECAAAYVLLAEEEATTITEAERLFKKALSIAGKDINLLVYIKRRLAMCARKLGRIKEAVKMMRDLMKEFPLLGMLNIHENLLEALLELQAYADVQAVLAKYDDISLPKSATICYTSALLKARAVSDKFSPEAASRRGLSTAEMNAVEAIHRAVEFNPHVPKYLLEMKSLILPPEHILKRGDSEAVAYAFFHLQHWKRAEGALNLLHCTWEGTFRIIPYPLEKGHLFYPYPGCTETADRELLPSFHEVSVYPKKELPFFILFTAGLCSFTAMLAMLTHQFPELMGVFAKAFFSTLFAPLGFFADKMESFMPSSFWHQLTRI encoded by the exons ATGGATTCTCCACGAGATTTCAAAATAGAAGTCATCTTACCTCGCGGTCACGTGACCCCACTGTTTACAGGCATCCGGAGAAACATGGAGGACACCGCTGGCAGTAATCCCCAATCTCTCGGATttacagagaaattaaaatcGTGGCTCTCGTGGTCATGGACGTACGTGTGCTTCATTTGGTTCGGCATGGTGCTGATCATGATATACGTCCTGTGGAGCCCGCTGAAACTGCAGGAAACTCTTACCTCAG cctcagTGTTTTTGAATACACTGACCCCCAAGTTCTATGTGGCTCTCACTGGAacctcctccctcatctctgGACTCATCCTT ATATTTGAGTGGTGGTATTTTCGTAAATATGGGACCTCGTTCATTGAGCAAGTGTCTGTGAGCCACCTGCGTCCTCTTCTCGGTGGAGTGGAGAACAGCTCCACCACCGGTCTGTTTGCATCAGTTAATGGAGAGGCAGAACCTAGGCCCAGTGTTTCAG AGTGCAAGGTCTGGAGGAACCCTTTGAATCTGTTCAGAGGGGCGGAATACAACAG GTACACTTGGGTAACAGGGAAGGAACCCTTAACATACTATGATATGAACCTGTCCGCTCAAGACCATCAGACCTTCTTCGCAGGAGACACACCGCAGTTAAGGCCAGAAGATGCTG TGATGCAGAAAGCctggagagaaagaaatccTCAAGCCAGGATCAGAGCAGCTTACCAGGCCATAGAAATGAACCACGA atgtgcagCAGCCTATGTTCTCCTAGCAGAGGAAGAAGCCACAACTATTACAGAAGCTGAACGCCTCTTCAAAAAAGCACTAAGCATTG CTGGAAAAGATATCAACTTATTGGTGTACATTAAACGCAGACTGGCAATGTGTGCACGAAAACTGGGAAGGATTAAAGAAGCAGTAAAAATGATGAGAGAT TTAATGAAGGAGTTCCCACTGTTGGGGATGTTAAATATACATGAAAACCTCTTGGAGGCGCTTCTAGAGCTTCAGGCATATGCTGATGTCCAAGCAGTCCTTGCCAAATATGATG ACATCAGCTTGCCAAAATCAGCCACTATATGCTACACATCTGCACTGTTGAAAGCACGGGCTGTATCAGATAA GTTCTCTCCAGAAGCCGCGTCAAGGCGAGGGCTAAGCACAGCAGAGATGAACGCTGTAGAGGCCATACACAGAGCCGTCGAGTTCAATCCACACGTGCCAAAG TACTTACTGGAGATGAAGAGTCTGATTCTGCCTCCAGAGCACATCTTGAAGAGGGGCGACAGCGAGGCAGTGGCATATGCTTTCTTCCACCTGCAGCACTGGAAGAGGGCAGAGGGAGCCTTAAACCTACTACACTGCACCTGGGAGGGCA CCTTCCGGATAATTCCCTACCCCCTAGAGAAAGGTCACCTGTTTTACCCATACCCAGGAtgcacagaaacagcagataGAGAACTACTGCCCT CATTCCACGAGGTGTCTGTGTACCCAAAAAAAGAGCTGcccttcttcatcctcttcacaGCAGGCCTTTGCTCTTTCACTGCCATGCTGGCCATGCTCACACATCAGTTCCCTGAGCTCATGGGTGTCTTTGCCAAAGCA